From the Kogia breviceps isolate mKogBre1 chromosome 10, mKogBre1 haplotype 1, whole genome shotgun sequence genome, the window TTCAAATACCGACCAGCTGCCATGCACTGCCCCAGCTGCTGGGAACACAACTGTCATCAGAAAGATCCCTGCCCTAACAGTGTTTTGAGTTTGATGCGACTAACTTGAAAGAATCACATAAGAACTTAGAAGTATAATCTGTGCTACAGGTGCAATTAATGCAATACAAATAACGTGATGAACAGGGGATCCAGCCCATTCAGGGAGAAGGACTTGCTGAGAAAGTGAAAATTGAGCCGCGATGTGAAGAGTCGCGATTAACGAGCTCAAGGGGAGGAAAGCACATTCTGGGCAGAGGGCGTAATATACGCAGGGCcctgcagtgagagggggctgcTAGACACGGTATGGCACAGAAACCGAGATTgagtgaggaagagggccacAGCCTACAGAGCCTTGAGGGCCACGGGACGGACTGTGGTCTTCTTCCGAAGGGCAATGAAAAGCCATTAAAAGATATTATGCAGATGGATACCTACCAAGAGCTGCATTCTGAAAATATAATTGTGGCTGTACCATAGGGAACAAACTTCAGGGAAAACAGAAAGGAGGCAGGGTACCAACTGAGAAACTTCCTCGGGAATGAAGGCAAGAGGGGGGCTAACTGGGGCGTGGATGGTGGCCGTGGAGGTAGGGAAGGGGACAGCCTGGGATACGAGTTGCAGGTAGTGTTGACAGGACTTGCTGATGAATCAGACAGagatggaggggaggagagcaatgGAGACCCAAATGGAGGAAGGACACCAGGAGACCAAGCGTGTGTGAGGACAGGAAGCCAGGTTTGGGCAGATGCCATGACACAGCTGAATACTTTCAAGCAGGCAACTGGATATACGAGGGTAAAGCTcagaggagaggggcttccctggtggcgcagtggttgagagtccgcctgccaatgcaggggacgcgggttcgtgccccggtccgggaagatcccacgtgccgtggagtggctgggcccgtgagccgtggccactgagcctgcatgtccggagtctgtgctccgcaacgggagaggccacgacagtgagaggcccgtgtaccacaaaaagaaaaaaaaagaaaaagcttggaggagagagaaatttgTGAGTCATTTGTCTATCAGTGGTAATTTAAGACCTGGGCTTCAACCATATTGCCAAGTGAGAAAGtataaacaagattaaaagagACAGTTTTAAGAAACTTAATATCTAATGGTTGAAGTGGAAGACAGGTcgacaaaacagacaaaagggaatcagaaaataaaaaggaaaaacgaGAACGGAAAATGGATTGGTGTACTGTGCTGAGAACAGCTAAAAGGCCAAATAAAATGAGGACTCAACAGTGTATATGCTGAATTTTGAAACGTACAGGCTCCTGGCAGCCTCAGGGAGAGCTATTCCCATGGACTAAGGGGACAGAAGTGGAGGCCAAAGTGGGTTGAGAGTGTGAGGTGAGGAAGTGAAGATGGGAGTGTAATGGATTTTTGTTAAGAGAAGTTCCTGAAGAGGAAGCAGAAGGGCAGCAGCGGAAGCAAGCAGTGGGGTCACGagaggtccttttttttttttttttttttttcagtgggtGAGAGATGAGCACACCAGAGCATCAACGAGGGGCGGGACACGAGGAAGAGCCGGCCTCGCTGACGGTGGGAAGCTGCGGAGGTGGTGAAGCAGGAGGGACTCAAAGCCTGGTGGAGGGACCAGCCTTGGAGACGAGAAACGGTGACAGGGGAAGGCTTAGAGGCCGATGGCTTGAGGGAGTCTCCACGGGACGGCTGCTGTCTTTCCTTCAAGAAGACGGTGAGGTTGTTCGCTGGAGAGCAGGAGCGGGGTCAGAAAGGGGGCAAAGGGGCCTGAGAGTAAGTCCGGGGctgcgagagcgagagcgagccGCCGAGCAGAGCCCAGAGCTGGGCGCTTCCTCCTTCCCGGCCCAGGCCGACTCGGACCAAGCGCTGCGGCACGTCTGCTCCCTGCGAGGGCCAGAACCGCGTGTTTTCTCATCCTGTGGGTTTGTGGGGACAGCGAGGGGCCCCCACACACAGCAGGGTGTCTGACACAGGGTGGAGCTCAGGAAAAAGACACCAAAGCCACCCTGATAAGTAATCCTCCCCTCcccgcacccctccctccccgtctGCGCGCTCACAGGACACTGCAGCAGCCCCGTCACGTTATGTCCCCGGCGAAGGTAACGCCTCCCTGAAGGCAGGGCCTACATCTCACACACTTAGTTTACCTCTGAAGGGCTAACAAACGAGTTTCAAATGGGAAAGATGCAATAATACCGATGCAAACGTAACCCGGACACGCGGTCCTTTAGTGGCGCTCAAGCAGACGGCCTTCAGCGGGCAGTCACACGGTTAAGAGACACGTGCTCGCCTTACACAAGTTTAACACTTATTTCACCTGGTAAATCTACATTCATGAGGTGTGAAAACCTTTCCATATTCTGTACACAAAAGATAAGTAGAAACCAGCACAagatgcccccccacccccatttcaaaACTTCCCTAGGACTTGGCAGAAGCAGTAACACTGTCGTAATGTGAAGAACCTGTCACATCCCACCAACCCAGGGACGCAGCAGGGAGACACGGAAACTGACATACCTAAGAAAACCCAAATGTTCCTTGGATCCTGGGACAGCTGGTAGGCACCGAGGCCTGCTAATCCACCGAAGAGGAGCCCGGCAGCCAGGGACGGGACGCTGCCTGGAGGGAAGTAAACACACAGCTGCATTGCAATGGCAGACACTCATCACACTGACAGAATCCACCAGACCGCCCTCCCCTACAGAGGAAAACAGCAAAGAGAACGTCTCTCAACGCGGTTCAGGACCAAGGCATTCTCAACCAGGAAAATGTTTGGGGTAGTGTGCTATTTTACCAGAGAGGTCAGGGTCGTACCACATGGGTCCTCTCTCCTCTAACAGGCAGGACACTTCCCcccagggagaaaggaagggctcCGAGCCAGGCCTGATTAACCCTGCAAGGACTGGAACTTTCCATGGGCAGCACCTTGGCCTCATCcccaaaggaaagggaaagagggtcAGTGAGTTAAAAAATGATCTGGAGAGCAAGAATTCTGGTGTGTGtgatggcgggggtggggggatgcagGCAAGGAGGGGGATGGAAACAAGCACGTTCACTGACACACCTGTGCCTGATTTAATGCGGAGACTTCAAAACTGCTTCTGCGAAAGACTAGAGGTATCCTCCTACTTGAAGAGCAGAGATAGCCCTCTGGGGTCAAGGCTGATGTATGGCaggtaatgataataacaatctACTACCATCCCTAACCGGTATCTTTATCTAAAGAGTCAAAAACAACTGACTGGACAAGAAGCCTGGTTTAGCTCAGCCAGATAACCCCAAGGCAAGTGCAGGAGGAGCTACAGGACTGATAATAAGCCTGCACTCCAGCGAGAGGGCCTAAAGCAAACTTGACTCCAATAAGACTGCAGTTTGAGGAACCCGGGGACTCACTCTTCACCAGGAACAAGATtttaagaggttaaataactacAAACCATACCTGCTCTTGCATAGCCAATGATCCCGCCGGAAGCAACCAGTGCTGCATAGCCAAAGCCGATCCAATGTAAAGGCACTCTGAAAACGGAACAGTAAGAAATCGGTGCCAACCgtgtttaaaaaaacagcatGGAACCACAGAATGGGATCAAAAAGGCCATCATTCCAGAACAATCCTATCACTGTGTAAACGCAAATAAATCCCAGAGAGGTCAGATGACTTGCCTAGAGGCAGCGGCAGAGCTAGGACTCGAACACAAGTCCCTGGCCTACACGTCCATCCCCCCCGTAGCCCAAGCTGTGCAGCAGCCTTGGCTCAGCGcccttttcagatgaggaaagaaaCTCTGGTTTTGAAAAGCTCCTGACTATTCCACCCCCATTTCACTGGGCACTTACAGTGGGCCAGAGTCCTTCTGCATTGTTCTCTTTCACTCTGTCCAAATGGAAGATCACACCAGGCCTGCACCTGCGGAGGAGGGGCTGGATCAGAGGTAGTTAACAGCACAGCTCGCAAGCTGCCAGGAAGCAGTGGGTCCAAGTTCCAGCTCCAGCCCTTGGGAGCTAAGAAGAATCGGCAAGCTACCCAAcgtctctaagcctcagtttccttcactgtacCTACGCTGAGAATAGCAATGGTACAAATTTCCTAGGGCTACTATGGGCATTAAATGGGATAATATGTAAAGGGGCTTTGCACAAAGTAATTGCTGAACAGATACCAACCGTTCTACTAATAACCTAAACTCTAATATAACATAGGCCCACAGGACACTTCACTGACCAGCTCTGTACAGTTAATGAGCTAATCTCCTCATCACCTAACCAAACTATAACTAAACTGGAAAGTAAACACACCTCCTGTGCCCTTAATTCAAGTATTTTAGTTGCCCTTTCTGGGGGGAACGGGTGCTGCTTTTCACCCCTGCCCAAAGAATTGATTTCAATACTCAACATCTGTAAAACTTTCAGACGGTTATTTAACTTTGCATCACCAGTTATTGCGAGGAGGAAGGATGAAATATACAAAGCCCAAGTCATAATTACGTAGAACACTACACCCTTGGCAAAGCAGGGTGTAACTCctaatttcttaaagaaatgcATCTGGTATCCAACGAGGCTAAGGTTGAAAATACGTAACCTCTTCTGTTTAAATTATTGTCTATAAGGAGGGGGGGCTTGAAATTGCACACCGTCATTAATTCAACGTAACACTGATTGAGTCACCGAGATTTTTAAGGAGATGGCCCAATAAAGTCTCCAGGAAACTAATGACCTCGACGCTACCTCGGTAAGCATCTGCCTCAGGATCTCAGGGTCTCCGCAGGATTCACAACCCACTTTAGGAAAGCAGGAAACGAGGGACTACACAAGCACCTACCACGCAGCCTAAAGCTGCCGCCTGGATCCGGAGGACGAAGAGCAGGCGGCAGCAAAGCCTCTCAACTCATTTCTAAAAGTCAAAACAGGtgtaaaagggcttccctggtggcgcagtggttgagaatctgcctaacaatgcagggaacacgggttcgagccctggttctgggaaggtcccacatgccgcggagcaactaagcccgtgagccacaactactgaccccgcgcgtctggagcccgtgctccgcaacgggaggcccgcgcaccacgatgaagagtggccccggcttgccgcaactagagaaaaccctcgcacagaaacgaagacccaacacagccccaaaataaataaattaatttttttaaaaaacaggttaaaataatagtaataataattccaAAATACACGAACCTCCTTCCCGAACGTCTACACTCGCCGACGAGCGAGGACTCGCACTCCTGCCGGAAATGTCGCGGCGCTTTCTCTGCGTCCGGGGGCGGGGCTAGGCACGGGGCGGGGCTAGAGGCCAGAGTCGCTGCGCTCCCTGCGTCCCGGGGGCGGAGCACGGGGCGGGGCTTGTGCTGGATAGGCCGGCGCGTGCTCTTTGTCCCCGGGGCAGGGAGTAGCAGGGCACTCCGTGTATCCGGGGAGCTGGGCGCGGTGCCGGCAGTGCTGCACTCGTCCCAGATCCAAGCCAGCCTGGCCTAAAGCCGGAAGCCCAGGGTTGGAGTCTAGTTTTGCAAGAGGCCTTTGCGAGATGGGCCAGGTCTGCggtgagggggtgggggctgCCACCGATGGGGGTGAAGGGCGTCCGAGGCTGGATTTTGAAGGACTGCATCAACAGAGGGCCCTATTACCAGGTGTCAACCAGATGCAGGCCATCGGGAGGACTGTCAGTCTAGCCCGATCACGTTATTTGCTACCATGGGAAGGGACTACTTTCTATCTGCAGAAGATAGGGTGGCCACTAGACAGGCTAGACAGTGTGGTTCACTTCCCTGTTTGTTTCAGAGAGTGAAGCTACTTGAAAAGCATCTTAAAAGGGGACAGTGGGTGAGTTACATTTGCAAGTACCTCTGCGATGCCCCTGTGGCCACACGTTATCTCCACTCCCACTCCATATCTGCTTCTCTTCCCTGCATTTCCTGCACCACCATTCACTCAGTTGCTGTAACACCAAAATTTGGGTGGGTGTCACGTTTGGCATCCCTCTCTCTTTCATCCCCTACAAGTATCAACAAGAATAGAGCTTATATATACAATCTTGAGTGAAAAAGCATATTGCAGTGCATTGGCAACTGAAAAATGCACAAGGAGACAGTGTGAGCtaagttttattgggggcaaaatgaggactgtagccccggagacagcctctcaggtagCTCTGAAGAACTGCTCCGAAGAGGTGGCGGCTGGGGGGTGAGTCAGTGTATGTGCTTTTGGTAAAGGGGGTTGGGTGCCCTCAAGCACACATTTTGACAGAAGCTTggtgctagtcacgaggagcaggtgtctctgttaatgattttaatgcttttctagatatgagaagatgcaagaaattgggctcataaaaccTTCCCCTGAAAATATCGAACTCTCTGAACGcgtgttctgccagtttttcccagagcacggagggcctcattcctgatctccagccagaactcctttcagggtgtgggGAAGGTCAGCGAGTGCAGTGGTTAGGGACCTAGCCCTTGTAGAGGCTGATGATGAGTGACAATTTTTTGTTGGCAGCATACATACTCTGAAAGAAGACCTTCCACTTGCAGCAACTCCTACTCTTCAGATATCAAAAGTGAAGTCTGTGTTTATCACATCTGATTCTAACCAGCTGAAGGTGATAATGACTAAGAACTCTGAGCAATTCCACTTAGGCCAGACCCTCAACAACTTAATGGAAGACTCTCCGGAAAAAAcaatgacaggggcttccctggtggcgccgtggttgggaatccgcctgctagtgcaggggacacgggttcaagtcctgatccgcgaggatcccgcatgccgcggagcaactaatcccgtgtgccacaactactaagcctgtgctctagagcccgcgaggcgcaactgctgagcccgcgtgccacaactactgaagcccgcgcgcctagagcctgtgctctgcaacaagagaagccaccgcaatgagaagcctgtgcaccgcaacgaaagagtggcccccgctagacacaactagagaaagcccgcgcgcagcaacgaagacccaatgcagccaaaataaataaataaaatttattaaaaaaaaaaacaaaacaaaacacaatgacAGGACTTGCCTTAACCAGCTGGGATGATTTAGGGATTCATTTCTCCCACCATGATCCTCCCCCTGCGTTTTAGACTTGAAGAAATAGAACCACAGAGAATTAGTTAACTGTAGTCCTAGCCCTTGGTAGAGCTGTTATTTGAAATAAGCTCTGTCCTGCACCTTTAACTACCATAACGCATAGTTTCATGTGCAGTCcatcataaaatataaatgaaaggaACCTGTTTCTGCTGTTTCAATTGGTTCCACACAAGGATTTGTGTTTAGTAATGTTTCTAGTTGACATTAGCGTATTTTAGGAGATAGCTCAGCTCTTAACTAGGAGCCCACTGAATAGTACTGGACCGCTGAACCACAAGTGTGTCATGGGGCGTGATGCAGATTGGGTGAGGGACTAAGTTCTTAGTCTCTGGCCACTGGGACCTGTCAATGGGATGTTTTTctgttagtttgttttgtttttgtgtttttgtttttcacagagGCCTCAAGTCAGGATTGTCTGCTAGACACACATGTACACCCACCCATAACCAGAGCAATAAAGACCATCTGCCACAACACAAGAGCTCATGAGGAAGGAGTAGCgcttcactttgagcattatttTATCATTGTTGGAGCCTTGTATGTGTTGAATTTACACTTAAACAGACCTCAAGCAAAAATGGTCAAAATCAAATGCCAGTTGCAGTGTTGCAAGTCAATGTCTACTGAGTATCCACAATACTAATTACTAGGTCTTTAGGAATATTTTATAGCTTTAAGATTGACATCCATTCAATAGAATTTTCTTcaagaaattaataaatgagaTTATGAAAAAGACTACCTATTGTTTTCAACCTACCCTATCTGCCACAGGCTTCTAGGACCTCATATATTAGAGCCATAATAATATGAGCAAAGCATACAGTGTGCTTATTACATGCAGGACACTGAAGTGCTTGACATCGATGAACTCACTGAATCTTCCCAGCAACCCTATGCAGTAAAGACTATTACTTTCTTCTGCTTTTATACATGGAGGAAATTAAGGCAGAAAGGGGTTCTCTAGCTGGTATAACGTCACACAGTAAAGGGTAGGGCTGCCTAACTCCTTTAGTCTGTTCTCAGCACCGTGACCAGGACAATCCTGCTACAAATTGGACTGTGTCATTCCTCAGCTCCaaaccctccagtggctcccTTACCTCCTGCAAAGCCCTGCACGCCTCCCTCCCGGACCTCAGCTCCTATTCTTCTTTCCCCTTTGCTGATGCTCCTGCAGCCTCCTTGCACGTGCAGCTGTTTCATCTGCCCGGAACCCTCTTCCCAGATCATCTCTCgctcactccctcacctcctttaaATCTTTATTCCAATGTCACCTCAGTGAGGCCTTCCAGGATCATCTAAGACTACAACCATCTGCATTCCCTTCCGTAGCTTATTTTTCTCCACGGCGCTTGCCTCCTAAGTGGTATGTAACTTACGAATTGCAATCACCTCCCCTCTCTAGCATGCACGTTCTCGAGAGGGAGGACTGCTGCCTGGCACAGCATGGTCCCACAAGCATGCGTTGAAAGGCCGAGGACCTGTAGTGAGAAGTCAGCAGCTGCTCTTCAGAAAGAGGACAGCCGGCAGAGTCAGAGACAGGAGGGAGAGACTGCCCTGACTGCGCCCTGCCTCTTTCTGAAGTCTGGTTCTCTCCGTACCCCGGCTTGTCAGACACCCGTGTCCGTGTCGTAAGCCCATCCCCGTGCCTTCTGCTGAAGTTCGGGATAAAGTTGCTGTTTCTGGCAGCTGCATCTCTGCTAACCGAGGTAGCATCCCGTTCCCTCCGCCAGAAATGCTTTTCTCCTTGTTCAAAACTCAGTCTCATCTCTTACTGGTCAAGCTGCCACCAGCCACCACAGGCTGTAATACATTTCTTACCAAAGCTTTTGTCCTTTgtgtagggattttttttttttttttccttttcagcccCTAGAATCTAGGATACTGCCAGGCACGTGGTGAGCGTTGTTCAACGCAGGCCcagtgaataaacaaatgggagagtAGAGACAGAGGTGGCCTTCGGGGCTTTCAAAATACTGATGAGTGAATTTGCGGTAAGGAGCTGCTCACACATTAATATCAAAGTAGACAATCCAGCACAGAGATGGCTGAGATTATAAACAGACTATACATTcctaggaggaaaagaaaacgaACCTGACTTcctccaaataaatattttttgatacaaACCGGTTTGTGCAATGGCCTCCAAATGCACTACCAGGCAAGCTCTGCCAGAGGCCACTGAGCAGACAAGCTAACGGACCAAAATAAAATGCTCAAACACATGGTTTATAGCAATTTTATACGTAATTGCCAAGACTTGgaggcaaccaagatgtcctccaGTAGTGAAtggtaaactgtggtacatccagataatggattattatttattactaaaaagaaatgaaccatcaagccatgaaaagacacagaggaagcTTAAATGCATGTCAGTAAGTggaaaaagccaatctgaaaaggctacgatactgtatgattctaactgTATGAAACAGTGGGAAAAGCAGAACTTCGGAGATGATAAAAAACTCCGTGATCGTCAGTGGCGGACACGGGGAGAGATGAACAGAGTGGCAAACCTGTCCCTTCTCTCAATACTGTGATAAACCCCGAAGAGCTAGAAAACAGTCAAGTCTCAAAAACCAAATAACCAAACCTACATTCATCTTTGTTTACAGGCCTGAAGAAAGATAACAAAGAGGTGGATGGAAACGTCAGACCCATGGTTTGGTTCGTTTCCTAGATGATTTCCTTTCATGTAGTGAGCAGCACACTTCAGCGTCCAAGTGTTAAGATTCTCACTTTGCCTAATCAGGAGGGAGTCCCCTGGTGGCCTCAGGGGTTTTAACATCTTCCCAGCTAAGTCAGACCTATGAATCCTCTACTACTGTGTCTCTTCAAAACATCCAGTAATCCATTAAGGAAAATGGGTTAATTTTCTAAGTAAAAAAAGATTATCATCAACAGCTAGTTTTAAGACCACCTTTGTCAGAAGATTAGCTAAGTGAGTTTTCTGGATGCCATGAAAcagatgggaaaataaaaaaaggaaatgtcatTTTCCTGTCCTTAAGTTACCTTGTAAACAAACCACTGCTTGGAAACAGAAGAGTTTCACGAAGTTTGGAAGCCTCTCTTTAACCTTCTTATGTACGTAGCCCTCAACTTAAGCATATGctttacacatacatattttattttatatatctaatTTTTAAGCTTGTCTTAACATACTTCCTGGTATGAAAATCTTTTCGTATCTTTTGTTACCAAAACGAACAAAATCCACATTAAAATTACTAGAACCACGTGAAAAAGCCAAAGTAATGCAGGTTTTTCATTCTTCCCTCACTtaggagaaaaatctgaaaaacaattccTTTATCTACTTCCGGTAAAGAAATGTGTTcaagattttatattattttaagctATGATATTCTGAGAAAGATCTTTATTTGCCTTATacaacaaaaattatatattacacATTAACATACTATATATTGCCAcgatatataataaaatattacctaTCAAAAAGttttaccactttaaaaaaacaaaatcctgaaaGTGATTTTTAAGCTGTACATTTTCTTCAAAAGAAGAAATTCCTAGCttttactcagaaaaaaaaaaaaaaaagtacatttgaaaatgtttttctcttaggAGCAATCTGGGATTCACTGCATCattcatattttcttcctttttctctttttttctaacatttctaCTGTTTTCCTCTTCTTGGTTGACACCAGGCTGCTTCCTTTTGTTGGCTTATTACTGTCACCAGTTAAACCGCATTTCTTCGTGTCAGGTTTTAGCTGCCTTTCTTCCTCCTGGACTTCACGGCCCgattcctttttattccttttggacTGTTCTTGTTTACTTACTAAAATACAAGAGACAGTGCATTTAAAGactgttttttccctttgaaataaaCACAAACCGACAATAAAGTCATCTGCATCTCCACCACTTTAATGATTTAAAGAGATAGCAGATTATTTAGTTCTGTAAACGATCAACTGCATTTACCAGGAGGCGGTTCTACAGCTGGAAGCAGGCTTTCCTTCGTGTCTGTCACTCTGTCCAACCACACTCCAACACACGTCAGCCTGGCACTAGTGTTTACTTCACACAGCAAAGATGGGAGAACCCCCTAAAACAGGAAGGGAAATTCGTGACAACTAACACAGAGGGATTTTGaataattactttcatttttccaTAAACAAGTTACCTTAATTTAAAACTTACACTGTATTCTGAGTATAAAATATACTGTCTAGaagaaatttattatcttgatTCATGATTGGTTTGACTAAGTCCTTCACAAGAGCCAATTTCTAAGAAGTGCTCCACTAAGGAAAGCGACCATTTTATCATGGTCATTTCTGGGTTTAACAAAGAACCATGAACaaagtaggtactcaacaaaccacattcacagaatgtGTTTATAAGAGAATGAAGAATAATAAACCAAAAATCTGTAAGAGGGAGACTACCAAAGGGAATTTAAATTTCCAATTATCTGTTTCAAAACTATTGTAAGTTCTACAACTGATCAAAaattcccattttttttccccttagtaatggcactatttttatttaacaaaagctTACAGAGAACATCAATAtgcaaaagagaagaaagtagTGCTTCTCTGATTTAAAGAGCACGAGTTCTGGAATCCTGCCAGCTCAGACTC encodes:
- the LOC131764489 gene encoding transmembrane protein 14C encodes the protein MQKDSGPLVPLHWIGFGYAALVASGGIIGYARAGSVPSLAAGLLFGGLAGLGAYQLSQDPRNIWVFLVTSGTLAAIMGMRFYHSGKFMPAGLIAGASLLMVAKVGISALGKPHQ